Proteins encoded by one window of Geobacter sp. DSM 9736:
- a CDS encoding TIGR02757 family protein codes for MQLKALLDTLYADRSQRHLANDPLSFCHRYASQEDREIAGLVSASFAYGNVKIILRNLDTVFGRMGASPRRYVETFEPEDGLKRFEGFKHRFNDGRDLCALLYAARTMIEEADTIGEYFLGFHDPEAKDITPALIRFTEAVLGFNYQPVFGSHTIPADSAFPFLFPSPASGSACKRLCMLLRWMVRPEDGIDLGIWKGVSPAQLVIPVDAHISRIARLLGLTGRKQADWKMAQEITAALRALDPEDPVKYDFPLCHLGISEGCDGTRSSTCITCPVSGECRVNRI; via the coding sequence GTGCAGCTGAAAGCCCTTCTCGACACCCTCTACGCCGACCGGTCACAGAGGCACCTGGCAAACGACCCTCTTTCTTTCTGCCATCGGTACGCCTCTCAGGAAGACAGGGAAATAGCCGGCCTCGTCTCCGCCAGCTTTGCCTACGGCAACGTCAAGATCATTCTCCGAAATCTGGATACCGTCTTCGGCCGCATGGGAGCTTCTCCCCGCAGGTACGTGGAGACGTTCGAGCCGGAGGACGGACTGAAACGATTCGAGGGGTTCAAGCACCGCTTCAACGACGGACGCGACCTGTGCGCCCTGCTCTACGCTGCCCGCACCATGATAGAGGAAGCCGACACGATCGGTGAATATTTCCTCGGATTTCACGATCCGGAAGCAAAGGACATCACCCCCGCCCTCATCAGGTTTACCGAAGCAGTGCTCGGCTTCAACTATCAGCCGGTTTTCGGCTCACATACCATTCCGGCCGACTCGGCCTTTCCTTTCCTCTTCCCTTCTCCCGCCTCCGGAAGTGCCTGCAAGCGGCTCTGCATGCTGCTTCGCTGGATGGTGCGCCCGGAGGACGGCATAGATCTGGGAATCTGGAAGGGTGTTTCGCCTGCACAGCTCGTCATTCCTGTGGATGCTCACATAAGCCGCATAGCACGGCTCCTCGGCCTGACCGGCAGGAAACAGGCCGACTGGAAAATGGCCCAGGAAATCACAGCGGCCCTTCGCGCTCTCGACCCGGAAGACCCGGTAAAATACGACTTCCCCCTCTGCCACCTCGGTATATCCGAAGGGTGCGATGGTACCAGGAGCAGCACCTGCATCACCTGCCCCGTCTCTGGGGAATGCAGAGTGAACCGCATATGA
- the dapF gene encoding diaminopimelate epimerase, with protein MKFTKMHGAGNDYVYVNCFAEQVPDPCNTAIKVSNRNFGIGSDGLILIMPSDKADVRMRMFNSDGSESEMCGNGIRCVAKYAYDHGIVSKKEITAETGAGILTLQLFTDARNKVERVRVNMGKPRLTRAEIPMTGDGENRVVNEPLNILHTTFHITCVSMGNPHCVIFVDDVEKFQVEKYGPLIENHEMFPRRTNVEFVQIISRTEVRQRTWERGAGETLACGTGASAVCVAGSLNGLTEKKILNHLSGGDLELEWSADGYLYMTGPAVEVFSGEIEI; from the coding sequence ATGAAATTCACGAAGATGCATGGTGCCGGCAACGACTACGTCTACGTCAACTGTTTTGCAGAACAGGTACCGGACCCGTGCAACACCGCGATAAAGGTATCCAACCGCAACTTCGGCATAGGATCGGACGGCCTGATCCTGATCATGCCCTCCGACAAAGCCGATGTACGGATGCGGATGTTCAACTCGGACGGCTCCGAATCGGAAATGTGCGGCAACGGTATTCGCTGCGTTGCTAAGTATGCTTACGATCACGGCATCGTTTCGAAGAAGGAGATCACCGCCGAGACCGGAGCCGGAATCCTCACGCTCCAGCTCTTCACCGACGCCAGAAACAAGGTCGAGAGAGTCCGTGTCAACATGGGGAAGCCGCGACTGACCAGGGCGGAGATACCGATGACGGGCGATGGTGAAAACCGGGTCGTCAACGAGCCCCTCAACATCCTCCATACGACGTTCCATATTACCTGCGTTTCCATGGGGAATCCCCATTGCGTGATATTTGTCGACGACGTGGAGAAATTCCAGGTGGAGAAATACGGGCCACTTATCGAGAACCACGAGATGTTCCCGCGCCGGACCAACGTTGAATTCGTGCAGATTATCTCCCGCACGGAGGTCCGCCAGCGGACCTGGGAGCGGGGTGCGGGAGAAACCCTCGCCTGCGGCACCGGCGCCAGCGCGGTATGCGTGGCCGGCTCATTGAACGGCCTGACCGAGAAAAAGATACTCAACCACCTCTCGGGTGGGGATCTTGAGCTCGAATGGTCCGCCGATGGCTATCTCTACATGACCGGGCCAGCGGTTGAAGTCTTCTCGGGGGAAATCGAAATCTAG
- a CDS encoding DUF4177 domain-containing protein: MPVLQYKVVEVGSVTEDTLEEVLNEWVGNGWTFDGMQFAMREASKRPSMAFVIFTRERE, encoded by the coding sequence ATGCCGGTGTTACAGTACAAGGTGGTCGAAGTCGGCAGCGTAACCGAAGACACCCTCGAAGAGGTGCTCAACGAATGGGTGGGGAATGGGTGGACCTTTGACGGCATGCAGTTCGCCATGCGGGAAGCCAGCAAGCGGCCGAGCATGGCGTTCGTCATCTTCACGAGGGAGAGAGAGTAA
- a CDS encoding O-acetyl-ADP-ribose deacetylase, which translates to MKEKIEIIQGDITTLAVDAIVNAANNSLLGGGGVDGAIHRGAGPGLLAECRTLDGCATGDAKLTRGYRLPSRYVIHTVGPVWHGGTRGEPELLRSAYRRSFEVAHQSAISSIAFPAISAGVYAYPLDQACLIAMEEAKSAIDKYQELKRVVFVAFSPDVFRAYEDAFRSVFP; encoded by the coding sequence ATGAAGGAAAAGATCGAGATCATCCAGGGGGATATCACAACCCTCGCCGTTGACGCAATTGTCAATGCCGCCAACAACTCGCTTCTCGGCGGAGGAGGAGTGGATGGCGCAATACACCGGGGGGCGGGACCCGGGTTGCTGGCGGAATGCCGCACCCTCGACGGATGCGCCACCGGCGACGCGAAACTCACCCGGGGGTACAGGCTCCCCTCCCGGTACGTCATACATACCGTCGGGCCGGTGTGGCACGGCGGGACCCGGGGGGAGCCGGAATTGCTGCGCAGCGCCTACCGCCGCTCGTTCGAAGTCGCCCACCAGAGCGCCATCTCCTCGATAGCCTTTCCGGCAATCAGCGCCGGAGTCTACGCCTACCCGCTGGACCAGGCATGCCTCATCGCAATGGAAGAAGCGAAGTCAGCCATCGATAAATACCAGGAACTGAAGAGGGTGGTATTCGTGGCGTTCAGCCCTGACGTTTTTCGTGCCTACGAAGACGCATTCCGGAGCGTTTTTCCGTGA
- a CDS encoding deoxyribonuclease IV yields MDHLGAHMSIAGGIYNAPERGTAVGCGVIQIFTQNTSRWQGKAVSDADAALFREKWRQSGLLDVASHDIYLINLASPPGELRDKSLSAFMEEMRRCARLGIGKIIMHPGAHQGDGEAAGIRRICEAFDLLIESVPEYAGAILLETTAGQGSSIGHTFEQLQSIISGSAYPDRFGVCVDTCHIFAAGYDIGTEDGYHRTFEEFDRIIGLSRLQAFHLNDTKKGLSSRVDRHEHIGKGALGLTPFRLLMNDQRFATVPKFLETPKGDNDEMDVINLKTLRDLIR; encoded by the coding sequence ATGGATCATCTCGGCGCTCACATGTCGATAGCAGGAGGGATATACAACGCGCCGGAGCGCGGCACCGCCGTCGGCTGCGGAGTCATCCAGATCTTCACCCAGAACACCAGCAGGTGGCAGGGCAAGGCTGTAAGCGATGCCGACGCGGCGCTGTTCAGGGAAAAGTGGCGGCAATCTGGGCTTCTCGACGTCGCGAGCCATGACATCTACCTCATCAATCTCGCATCCCCGCCGGGAGAACTGCGGGACAAAAGCCTGTCCGCTTTCATGGAGGAAATGCGGCGCTGCGCGCGGCTAGGCATCGGAAAGATCATCATGCACCCCGGAGCGCACCAGGGTGACGGAGAGGCTGCCGGCATACGCAGAATCTGCGAAGCGTTCGACCTACTCATCGAATCGGTTCCCGAATATGCAGGGGCGATCCTACTGGAAACCACCGCCGGGCAAGGGTCGAGCATCGGCCATACATTCGAGCAGCTGCAGAGCATCATTTCCGGCTCCGCCTACCCGGACCGCTTCGGCGTATGCGTAGATACCTGCCACATCTTTGCCGCCGGCTACGACATCGGCACAGAAGACGGTTATCACCGCACCTTCGAGGAATTCGACCGTATCATCGGCCTGTCACGTCTCCAGGCATTCCACCTGAACGATACGAAGAAAGGGCTCAGCTCCCGTGTGGACCGGCACGAGCACATCGGGAAAGGGGCACTCGGCCTCACACCGTTTCGCCTCCTCATGAACGATCAACGCTTCGCGACGGTGCCCAAGTTTCTCGAAACACCCAAGGGGGATAACGACGAGATGGACGTCATCAACCTGAAGACTCTGCGGGACCTGATCAGATAA
- the dtd gene encoding D-aminoacyl-tRNA deacylase: MKAVIQRVLRSSVEVEGKTVGEIREGILVLLGVEKGDGTADAEWMAEKIVNLRIFEDQAGKMNLSALDVGAGILAVSQFTLAGNCSKGRRPSFDSAAPPEEANRLYEYFVTRIEETGLPVATGIFQADMKVSLINDGPVTFILESPKKSGQG, from the coding sequence GTGAAGGCCGTCATCCAGAGGGTCCTCCGGTCCTCCGTGGAAGTCGAGGGGAAGACGGTCGGGGAAATCAGGGAGGGAATACTCGTACTCCTCGGAGTTGAGAAGGGTGACGGGACGGCTGATGCGGAGTGGATGGCGGAGAAGATCGTCAACCTCAGAATTTTCGAAGACCAGGCTGGGAAAATGAACCTTTCGGCCCTGGACGTGGGGGCTGGAATCCTCGCCGTCTCCCAGTTCACCCTGGCCGGAAACTGCAGCAAGGGAAGGCGCCCCTCCTTCGATTCCGCCGCTCCACCGGAAGAAGCGAACCGGCTCTACGAATACTTCGTCACAAGGATCGAGGAGACCGGGCTTCCGGTGGCGACAGGAATATTCCAGGCCGACATGAAGGTAAGCCTGATCAACGACGGGCCCGTCACATTCATTCTGGAAAGCCCCAAAAAATCAGGTCAAGGTTGA
- a CDS encoding Rrf2 family transcriptional regulator — translation MRLSTKSRYGVRALFDIAYNSAHHPTQIQDISRRQKISPRYLEQIFQSLKRKGILKSKRGPQGGYILARKPEEITIKDIIQATEGDMLLVDCTPGTKKKKTECLFDGACVTQTVWQEASAKLNELFSGITLKDLCEKGQALGVKREQDHRFVYYI, via the coding sequence ATGAGACTTTCTACCAAGAGCCGTTATGGTGTGCGGGCGCTCTTCGACATAGCATACAACTCCGCCCATCACCCGACCCAGATCCAGGACATATCCCGGCGGCAGAAGATATCGCCCCGCTATCTGGAGCAGATATTCCAGAGCCTGAAGCGCAAAGGCATTCTCAAGAGCAAGCGCGGCCCCCAGGGGGGGTATATCCTTGCGAGGAAGCCCGAGGAGATAACCATCAAGGACATCATTCAGGCGACCGAAGGGGACATGCTTCTCGTCGATTGCACTCCCGGCACGAAGAAAAAAAAGACGGAGTGCCTCTTCGATGGCGCATGCGTCACCCAGACTGTCTGGCAGGAAGCAAGTGCAAAGCTGAACGAGCTTTTTTCGGGCATTACCCTGAAAGATCTGTGCGAGAAGGGGCAGGCCCTCGGGGTGAAGCGAGAGCAGGATCACCGTTTCGTGTACTACATCTGA
- a CDS encoding pyridoxamine 5'-phosphate oxidase family protein yields the protein MKLAELFPEGGKGVIATADGDGSVNTAIYARPHLVDDDTLAWGMTDSRSYANLSANPRASYLYLAPGNGYSGWRLSLELKEIRHDGELLKEIKENTARIVDPTAGAAVKHVGYFRVIEVRPLV from the coding sequence ATGAAGCTTGCGGAACTTTTTCCTGAGGGTGGTAAAGGTGTGATAGCCACCGCGGATGGGGACGGTTCGGTCAATACCGCGATCTACGCTCGTCCTCACCTTGTCGACGACGATACTCTCGCATGGGGGATGACCGACAGCCGCAGCTACGCCAATCTCAGCGCCAATCCCCGCGCATCATATCTCTACCTAGCGCCGGGGAACGGCTACAGCGGCTGGAGGCTCAGTCTTGAGCTGAAGGAAATACGTCATGATGGAGAACTGCTGAAGGAAATAAAGGAGAATACGGCCCGCATAGTCGACCCGACTGCGGGGGCGGCGGTGAAGCATGTGGGGTATTTCAGGGTCATCGAGGTGCGGCCGCTGGTATAG
- a CDS encoding Slp family lipoprotein — MRLFLIMLALLAAGCAHRGISKESVQLSDRTVTFPALRENPSGFVGKYVYLGGAIASVRNNPDGGEMEVVELPLSRSGRPKEGVQSEGRFLARTDKFLDPIIYKRGMAVSLVGEVTGEKTAKLEEVSYRYPVVMVREMHLWSPDEGGSQTPQFHFGLGIFKGF, encoded by the coding sequence CGGCTGTGCTCACCGCGGCATCAGCAAGGAGTCCGTTCAGCTATCCGACAGAACCGTCACCTTCCCGGCGCTGCGGGAGAACCCAAGCGGGTTCGTCGGAAAGTACGTCTACCTGGGAGGCGCCATCGCATCGGTCCGCAACAACCCAGACGGAGGGGAGATGGAAGTTGTGGAACTCCCACTGTCCCGATCGGGAAGGCCTAAGGAAGGGGTACAGTCGGAAGGACGCTTCCTTGCCCGCACCGACAAGTTTCTCGACCCGATCATCTACAAGCGCGGAATGGCGGTATCCCTCGTGGGGGAGGTTACAGGGGAGAAAACTGCGAAACTGGAGGAAGTATCCTACCGGTACCCGGTTGTCATGGTGAGGGAGATGCATCTGTGGAGTCCCGACGAAGGAGGTTCGCAGACCCCGCAGTTCCATTTCGGACTGGGAATATTCAAAGGGTTCTGA
- the polA gene encoding DNA polymerase I — MTKRTLFLVDGSSYIYRAYFAIRHLSSPQGFPTNAVYGFTQMLLKVMKDRKPDHVAVVFDAGRRTFRQEIYPEYKANRSKMPDDLVPQIDPIKEIVRAFNIPVLELEGYEADDIIATIARECAGAGMDIVVVTGDKDLMQIVTDRVTLLDTMKDKVSGIREVVERFGVGPELVIDILGLAGDTSDNIPGVPGIGEKTATKLIQEFGSLDELLARAHEVKGKVGEKLREYAEQARLSRRLATVDCSVPISCSYDSYAVTPPDNRRLGQLFKQYGFTTLMRELTTEATFSAEEYRTVLDEAGFAALLAELQRVAEFSVDIETTSPNPFAAEIVGISLGLGEHAAWYVPVCHTYPGSPQQLPRERVLAGLRPHFADQAKRKIGHDLKYQGQVLERAGLSFEGDCFDTMVASYLINPVRSNHSLQSLSVELLDHRIDTFEEVTGKGRDQVCFSMVDVERGARYACEVADATLLLYREFAPRLAESGMNKLFSELEMPLVPILSEMEAAGVQLDLPLLDELSRGFGEQLAFLEKRIFGLAGIEFNICSPKQLGEVLFERLKLPSGKKTKMKTGWSTDIDVLTKLAEEQEIARLILEYRSVAKLKSTYADALGRQADPETGRIHTTYNQTVTNTGRLSSSDPNLQNIPIRTEEGRKVRRAFSAPSGHLLLSADYSQIELRVLAHLSEDRVFCDSFARDEDIHTRTASEAFDLFPEMVTPEMRRQAKAINFGIIYGQGAFGLAREIGVTPKVAKEFIDNYFSRHAGARAFLDGCVRSAEELGYVTTLLGRRLPIPDIRSSNGNIRAFAQRNAVNYPIQGSAADVIKQAMVRVHARMARDGVRSRLIMQVHDELVFEVPEEERMLMERLVRQEMEHAVALRVPLKVDVSFGKNWSEAH; from the coding sequence ATGACCAAGCGGACTCTGTTTCTCGTGGATGGTTCCTCATATATCTACAGGGCGTATTTCGCCATCCGCCACCTGTCATCACCCCAGGGATTTCCCACCAATGCAGTTTACGGGTTTACCCAGATGCTCCTCAAGGTGATGAAGGACCGCAAGCCGGATCACGTCGCCGTGGTTTTCGACGCAGGCCGCCGCACCTTCCGACAGGAGATCTATCCCGAGTACAAGGCGAACCGTTCCAAGATGCCTGACGACCTGGTGCCCCAGATCGATCCTATCAAGGAGATAGTCAGGGCATTCAACATTCCGGTGCTGGAACTGGAAGGGTATGAGGCGGACGACATAATAGCCACCATTGCCCGTGAATGTGCGGGGGCGGGGATGGATATCGTAGTGGTGACAGGGGACAAGGACCTCATGCAGATCGTCACCGACCGCGTCACGCTCCTGGATACAATGAAAGATAAGGTGTCGGGGATCCGGGAGGTTGTGGAACGGTTCGGAGTGGGGCCTGAACTTGTAATAGACATTCTCGGACTGGCGGGGGACACGTCCGACAACATCCCGGGAGTGCCGGGCATCGGCGAAAAGACGGCGACAAAGCTCATCCAGGAGTTCGGTTCTCTGGATGAGCTGCTGGCAAGGGCTCATGAGGTCAAGGGGAAGGTCGGCGAGAAGCTGCGTGAATACGCGGAGCAGGCACGGCTTTCACGTCGTCTGGCCACTGTGGACTGCAGCGTACCCATCTCCTGCAGCTACGACAGCTACGCCGTAACTCCTCCGGATAACCGGCGGCTGGGCCAGCTCTTTAAGCAGTATGGCTTTACGACTCTGATGAGGGAACTCACCACCGAAGCCACATTTTCCGCGGAAGAATACCGGACTGTTCTGGATGAAGCCGGTTTTGCCGCACTGCTCGCGGAGCTTCAGCGGGTGGCGGAATTCTCCGTGGATATCGAGACGACCAGTCCCAATCCCTTCGCCGCAGAGATCGTAGGTATCTCGCTCGGTCTGGGGGAGCATGCAGCATGGTACGTTCCGGTTTGCCATACGTATCCGGGCTCTCCGCAGCAGCTGCCGCGCGAGCGGGTGTTGGCGGGCCTGCGCCCTCATTTTGCGGATCAGGCGAAGCGCAAGATCGGCCATGATCTCAAATACCAGGGGCAGGTGCTGGAGCGGGCCGGCCTCTCTTTTGAGGGAGACTGCTTCGACACCATGGTCGCCTCCTATCTTATTAACCCGGTCCGCTCGAATCACAGCCTGCAGTCACTCTCGGTTGAACTCCTGGACCACCGGATCGACACATTCGAGGAGGTGACCGGAAAGGGGCGGGACCAGGTCTGCTTCTCGATGGTGGACGTGGAGAGGGGGGCTCGCTACGCATGCGAGGTCGCCGATGCGACACTGCTGCTGTACCGAGAGTTCGCCCCTCGCCTCGCGGAAAGCGGCATGAACAAGCTCTTCTCGGAACTGGAGATGCCCCTCGTGCCTATTCTTTCCGAAATGGAGGCTGCCGGTGTACAGCTCGATCTGCCTCTTCTCGATGAGCTTTCCCGTGGATTCGGAGAGCAGCTCGCGTTTCTTGAGAAGAGGATATTCGGGCTGGCCGGGATTGAATTCAATATCTGCTCTCCCAAGCAGCTCGGGGAGGTGCTTTTCGAGAGGCTGAAGCTGCCTTCCGGGAAGAAGACGAAGATGAAGACCGGGTGGTCCACCGATATCGATGTCCTTACAAAACTCGCGGAAGAGCAGGAAATCGCGCGCCTGATTCTCGAATACAGAAGTGTAGCGAAACTTAAATCTACCTATGCAGATGCATTGGGGAGGCAGGCCGACCCCGAAACCGGAAGAATCCATACCACCTATAATCAGACGGTGACCAACACGGGACGGCTCTCTTCATCCGACCCGAACCTGCAGAACATTCCGATCCGTACGGAGGAGGGGCGTAAGGTCAGGCGGGCTTTCTCCGCCCCTTCCGGGCATCTGCTCCTTTCCGCCGATTACTCGCAGATCGAGTTGCGGGTGCTGGCCCATCTTTCTGAAGACCGTGTCTTCTGTGACTCATTTGCCCGTGACGAGGATATTCATACCCGTACCGCCAGCGAGGCGTTCGATCTCTTTCCGGAGATGGTCACGCCCGAGATGCGCCGTCAGGCGAAGGCGATCAACTTCGGAATCATTTACGGCCAAGGGGCTTTCGGTCTTGCCAGGGAAATCGGGGTTACCCCCAAGGTGGCGAAGGAATTCATAGACAACTACTTTTCACGCCATGCCGGGGCACGTGCATTTCTGGACGGGTGCGTCAGGAGCGCCGAGGAACTGGGGTACGTCACGACTCTGCTGGGGAGGCGGCTGCCGATCCCCGACATCAGGAGTTCCAACGGCAATATCAGGGCGTTCGCCCAGCGAAACGCCGTCAATTACCCGATCCAGGGTTCTGCGGCGGACGTGATCAAGCAGGCGATGGTCAGGGTACATGCGCGGATGGCCCGCGATGGCGTCAGGAGCCGGCTCATCATGCAGGTGCACGACGAACTGGTCTTCGAGGTGCCGGAAGAGGAACGGATGCTTATGGAGCGGCTTGTGCGGCAGGAAATGGAGCATGCGGTAGCGTTGCGCGTGCCGCTAAAGGTGGATGTCAGCTTCGGGAAAAACTGGAGCGAAGCGCACTAG
- a CDS encoding Hsp20/alpha crystallin family protein, with translation MAIVKYNPFQELRSMQEQMNRLLDLAWNRESGEELREGMWHPPVDIYENETTIVIKAELPGIEQKDIEVKIEENTLVLRGERRHDAALQKENYHRIERSYGTFQRSFALPQSIDQERVNATCDNGVLTITLPKKAGGSPKQITVEVK, from the coding sequence ATGGCTATCGTGAAATACAATCCATTTCAGGAACTGAGGTCGATGCAGGAACAGATGAACCGGCTACTGGACCTTGCCTGGAACAGGGAAAGCGGCGAAGAGCTCCGGGAAGGGATGTGGCACCCTCCCGTCGATATCTATGAAAATGAGACTACGATAGTCATAAAGGCGGAACTGCCGGGAATAGAGCAGAAGGACATCGAGGTGAAGATCGAAGAGAATACCCTGGTGCTTCGAGGAGAGCGCAGGCACGATGCAGCCCTGCAGAAGGAGAACTACCACCGTATCGAGCGCTCCTACGGCACCTTCCAGCGAAGCTTCGCCCTCCCCCAGAGTATCGACCAGGAAAGGGTCAATGCAACCTGCGACAATGGCGTGCTGACCATCACTCTGCCGAAGAAGGCGGGGGGGAGCCCGAAACAAATCACAGTAGAAGTGAAGTAA
- the larE gene encoding ATP-dependent sacrificial sulfur transferase LarE encodes MEPVREKYETLLRILSEFDSLVVAFSGGVDSTFLLRVARDVLGERVCAVTATSPTYPEAEFRGAVELAQSMGVRQIVVESNELEIPGFSGNPKDRCYHCKKELFQICADKAAEAGFTVIADGSNVDDLGDYRPGRTAAAELAVRSPLLEAGLTKQDIRILSRELGLPTWNKQPFACLASRFPYGTEITAERLHMVGRCEDFLREEGFAVYRVRFHGDTARIELAQDEMPRLLDPEFRRRLLEFFKDAGFVYVALDLQGYRTGSMNEA; translated from the coding sequence ATGGAGCCGGTGCGGGAAAAATACGAAACGCTGCTACGGATACTTTCGGAATTTGATTCGCTGGTGGTAGCGTTTTCGGGAGGGGTCGACTCGACCTTCCTTCTGAGGGTGGCCAGGGACGTTCTGGGGGAGCGTGTCTGCGCCGTTACCGCGACGTCTCCGACCTATCCGGAAGCCGAATTCCGGGGGGCAGTCGAGCTTGCGCAATCAATGGGGGTAAGGCAGATCGTCGTGGAGTCGAACGAGCTGGAGATTCCCGGTTTTTCCGGCAATCCCAAGGACCGCTGTTACCACTGCAAGAAGGAGCTCTTTCAGATCTGTGCCGACAAAGCTGCTGAGGCCGGTTTTACAGTCATCGCCGACGGGAGCAATGTTGACGACTTGGGAGACTACAGGCCGGGAAGGACTGCAGCGGCAGAGCTGGCGGTGAGGAGCCCATTGCTGGAGGCGGGGCTGACGAAGCAGGATATCCGTATCCTGAGCCGGGAGCTGGGGCTTCCGACGTGGAACAAGCAGCCCTTCGCCTGCCTTGCCAGCCGTTTCCCGTATGGAACCGAAATCACCGCCGAGCGCCTCCACATGGTAGGGCGGTGCGAGGATTTTCTGCGTGAGGAGGGATTCGCCGTGTACCGGGTCCGCTTTCATGGCGACACTGCCCGTATCGAACTGGCGCAAGATGAGATGCCGCGTCTCCTCGATCCAGAGTTCCGCAGAAGGCTTCTCGAATTCTTCAAGGATGCCGGCTTCGTGTATGTGGCGCTGGATCTGCAGGGGTATCGGACGGGGAGCATGAACGAGGCCTGA
- the cysK gene encoding cysteine synthase A, which translates to MPAAATSCILDRIGDTPLVRLDSLEEAHGAALYAKVEALNPGGSVKARICLAMIEAAEKAGKLKPGDTVVEPTSGNTGIGLAMVCACRGYRLILTMPDMMTAERRRLLMAFGAELVVTPAVQGMRGAVQKAEELAQAHGYHIPQQFSNPANPEVHRETTGPEIISAMEGLSIDGFVAGVGTGGTITGVGQVLRQHNPAIRIAAVEPADSPVLSGGDPGPHKIQGIGAGFVPEVLDTKVYDEVIRVSNDAAFAGTKLLSMKVGLLVGISSGAAFVASLQLAKKLGKGKNVVVMLPDTGERYLSAGVFD; encoded by the coding sequence ATGCCTGCTGCGGCCACTTCATGCATTCTGGACCGGATCGGCGACACGCCGCTCGTCCGCCTCGATTCCCTGGAAGAAGCCCACGGGGCGGCCCTTTACGCTAAGGTCGAGGCACTCAATCCAGGGGGTAGCGTCAAGGCGCGTATCTGTCTTGCCATGATCGAGGCAGCCGAGAAAGCGGGAAAGCTCAAGCCGGGCGATACGGTAGTCGAGCCGACCAGCGGTAATACCGGCATTGGCCTCGCCATGGTATGCGCGTGCAGGGGGTATCGGCTCATACTGACAATGCCGGACATGATGACGGCTGAACGTCGCCGGCTTCTCATGGCTTTCGGAGCGGAGCTGGTGGTGACTCCTGCGGTGCAGGGGATGCGGGGGGCGGTCCAGAAGGCCGAGGAGCTTGCGCAGGCTCATGGTTACCACATTCCACAACAGTTCAGCAACCCCGCCAATCCTGAAGTGCACCGGGAGACGACAGGCCCCGAAATCATATCCGCTATGGAAGGATTGAGCATCGACGGTTTCGTGGCGGGTGTCGGTACGGGGGGGACGATCACCGGCGTCGGGCAGGTGTTGCGGCAGCATAATCCGGCAATACGGATCGCGGCTGTGGAGCCGGCCGATTCGCCGGTACTTTCAGGAGGAGACCCGGGCCCCCATAAGATACAGGGTATCGGCGCCGGCTTTGTTCCCGAGGTTCTCGACACGAAAGTTTACGACGAAGTGATTCGCGTCAGCAACGACGCAGCCTTTGCGGGCACCAAGCTTCTTTCCATGAAGGTGGGGCTGTTGGTGGGCATATCTTCGGGGGCGGCTTTCGTCGCTTCCCTGCAGCTTGCGAAAAAGCTCGGGAAGGGGAAGAACGTGGTGGTCATGCTGCCGGACACGGGGGAGAGATATCTGTCGGCCGGGGTATTCGACTGA